The sequence CCCTCCATATATGAAAGCAAAGTAGGGATTGCTATATGATTCTCCACAATTACGAAAATATCAGGTTTATGAAGACGAGACAATTCATGTACATAACACCTAAAGTCCAAGTTTCCTGCACCTCGGAAATGCCGAGCCATCACATAAATGATTAAGATGTAGAAAGGATACCCATATGATCATTAAGCGGCAGGATCCGCAGGCTGAGCTGCAGCATCAGCCATATTCACACTATCTATAATGTCCTCACTATCCATGGATATGACCTATCATTCCCTGGCCCAGGGACAGAACTGGGAGGCTCTGGTTTGGGCATAGGCTTTTGGTTAGGGGGTTTCCTTTTAACTGCCTGTAATTTGATTATCTGTAAGATGTTGTGGTGATAGATGTGAGGTTGTATTAGTTACAGTAGCAGAAAACGCTACCTGAGCTGTTCTCTGCCATTTGAATAAGTTGTGGATCCACCACTGGGATCTGAATAGACATACCAACACACGGAGCCGATGATTCTATGTGATTTTGTGTGGCAGGAGtctgacaagaagaagaagaagtcactGGATCAACATGGGCTTCCTTGTTTTTGGCCATTGCTTCAGATGAAGTGGGTTTCCCTCAGTTGAGCCTTACTAGGTCCCTTAGTAGAATCTATTATGGAATATGACGCATGAAAATCCAGAGTCCGTGGTCTTACTGTTCGATAATGATCAAGTATCATCTATGGCCCCCTTCCTAAGGCATTGTCAAAATCTTCCTTCCCATCAAACTTGACCAAGAAATAGTCAAATCCCAAATCCAGTACATCAAAACCAGCAGTAGGTTTCCATAGCTGTTCAATCTTGGTGTAAAGAAATTTGAAGGTTATAACGCTTCTACCCAGTAAATTCATAATAACCGATTGCCGCCATGGAGTCTCCAAAGTTGCCAAAAACTGGGGATCAACATTAAATACAGGAAGTAAAAGGTTGCCACAGCGAAACTCTTCAAATCCCGTAGCAATAAGATTCACTGGTTCTCGTACTTTTGCAGCATAGGCTGCCTGTTTCTGTTTCTCCCATGCCATGAGTTTACATAAAAAGTTCGCCATTGTATTGCTTGGAATGAACTTGCTTGaaacaaattttgaaaattcaagtttttttttttcatttttttaatattatagaatTTATTGTTATTCAAAGTAGCCGTGCTTGTTCCCAAAGTAAATTTGTATATGAATTGCATAATTGGTAAATTCTTGCTACATTAATCTATGAAGCGCAAGTAGTAGTTTCCTAATTATACTCCTATGTTGATTGCCTCTTCAAAGAAAAATGACTAATGAGATGTACAATTTGGTTCTTCATTAGAATTCATATAAGCTATGCCTTTTGGGTATGCAGCTATCAAATTCCAGTTTTGCAGCTGCGCAGGAGTAACCTTTCCTGAGTCTGTTAGTGGTCCTGCTCCTCATTTCAATCTCTGCTGCGAAGACAGCACAAACCGGTCTGTGATCGGAAAATCTTGATTCGCGGCGGACATAGGACAACTGCTCAATGCCATCACCACTCCATAATATCCTATCGCACCTGAAATACGAGCTTCAAGCAATgaatttttctgttcttttcttcattagtaGTTTATACTGTTCATACTAAAAGAGTAATTACCATGCTGGTGTTCGACGTTTCCTTCTGGATTTAACAGTTTCTCCAGCATAAGAATCTGAGTTTTGTGTGTACTTGTAAGTAGGAGCGAACAAGATCTGTCCTTCTTTGAAACCCTTGAATACTCTCCCTGCTTCTCTTTCAATATTCAACTGAAGTCAATGCATTAAACCAAGTCAAATAAGGATGTAAAATCTCCTGTCAAACAACAGCATCTTCCTTCCTGTTAAGCTTTTAATTTCCTAGGCTTTAAATGTTAGAAGGAATCACAGAGCATGATCATCCCATTCTCCTGTTCTTGTGCAATTAATAAGCTTTAGACAAATTGAAGCAGACTTGACTTCCTGTGACTCTGTGACGATTTAAGGAGACTTGATTTAGATATCTTGTCTAGATTATCTCTTAAACTTTTAGATGGATGATCCAACACACAATTGCTGAATAATTAAACATGATGTGTAGTTTCAGAGAAGAGTCAAGAAAAGGATGCCTGTTGTTAAGGTTACTGCCAACAGTAAATTAATGGTGAAATGACATTGACTACAACAACAGACAAGGGGTGGGGACTCACGGcttgcttattattattattattattattactttgtgATATTGAGAAATAGATTTAAGCAACAGACCTGATCCTTCTCCAGCAGGGTGTCCCAGTCATTATCCTCCAACAGAACCTTTGTTTCCTCATAACTCAAAGCTACTCGATAATTTAAATCTCCTAGCCAAATTATACGGCTGCAGTGTTAAAAACAGAAGGCCCCAAGTTAAAAGATTGGATATTACACCTACAGAATTGGAAatgaagaataataataatacgaAAAGTCTAACACACTCATGATCAACTATTCTTTCGGGGGCTCGACGAGGTCTATGCTTGCAAATCTTGGGGAATTGTGTGCTCTTGAGGATCTCAGCTACATCAGCGTTCCTCTTTAGTTCATCGCCTTCCTTCTCCCCAGAAGCCAGGTGACTGCACACGAAGCAAAAGCTCGTTTGGTGCAATGACATGCTTATTGATATACATCCCTGCAATGTAAGACTGCACCGATCAAACTTCAAATGCATACCAGATTTATTAATTGCACATGCACTTCAAATAATACTTCTCTCCTTCTCTGGATATTTCCAGGCTCAAGCCTCTCAAATTAATAGTCTGAATCAGAACGTGccattttgttaattaaaaataaccagGCTTGCTGACACATGATCATAAGATCAAGAGATTTTGATGATAGTTGTCTAACTAATACAACAGGGAGGATCGAATCATATTAAATGgaaattctcttttttctttccgttAATTGATGAtcctttttcaagaaaatgataGGGGCAACTTTAATATTCCAATTTGGCCCTGCATTTCTTGGCCAAGGAGGCTTAGCTCAAGGATGAGCATTTAGTACTATACTCAGTTTACCTTGTTGCCAAGACGACCCATTATTCCTCTACAAACAGAATCTACCCTGAGATGACCAATGTGAGGCACCAACTCCTTTCTAACCCACACTGAAAGAAAAATTCCAACCATTTGCTTGCTTGCAATAAGGTTATAGGTCCTGTTGGTCGGTGACGAAGGTGAGGTAGGCATGTCAGGAATATAAAGCATGTCATCGGCAAAGCTTTCTGGACGACGATGAAGTTCCTTTGCTGATTCTAGTTTGTTGATGGGGTCGCTAAGTTTTCTTGTTCTCTGCCTCTCTCTAGGCTGGGACTCTTCGTGACAATTGCAGATCTTGAGAAGGCTACTATCTGCCCTGTAATTTTTGCTAAGCACTTTCAGAGAAGGCTTATGAAAGAAGTTATGTGATTTCGAGTCTTTATTGCTGTTGAGGCCTCTTGAACCGTGGCTTGAGTCGGAATAATAGTTCGTGAAATCATGCAGTGGTTTGTTAAGTGCTTGGCTTATAAGAGCTAGCCATCTTGCTGCAGGCTCATTATCTTCAATCACCAATACGTTTCCAGCATTGAGTGGAACAATTTCCTGAAACCTGAAGAGTATGAACTTTAGACAAGTTGCACCAAACAGATCTCATCTCAAAGATTCTGAACCAGTAAATAACATCAAGAAAGAATCAATTGACTCCAATGGAAGTTGTCATCACATTAAATTTTGCATGTTTTCCATTCGTCACTTTTTGTCACCTTGCCATAGAATAAAAGCTAAATAGATCATTAACGTGTGTTCTTCATACCCGCAGACATAAATATCAGCAGAATCTTCAACCTGCAAGAAATCTTCAAGGTTGAGGCCAGGGTCGGGTGTCTTGCCTCCCACGTTCCATGTTGCAACACATATCCTGCAATCCAACGACATGATTTTTTCTATAAGATATGTTCAACATGAGACTGACCAGAAGCAGAAAAGGTCGAAATATAAGAGAATTTACTTAACCAAGAAATGATAAGAATCCACACCTGAGTTCTTTAATTTCTGTTGCTGGTGCCATAGATTGATCAAAGTTTGATAAATTTAGGCCTTCACTCCCGGAACTGTTCCGTCGTTCTGCAAGCAGATAAGAAAAACCAACACCATGTTTTACTCTGAGTAAATCCTAAAGTCCAAAATCATCGTTTTCAAATGATACGGACTAAAGGGTCGCTATCATACATGAAAAACTCCCCatatctccatttttttttcttccttctagTTTACAAATATCAAGCCAATGACCAACACTTCATTGATGTTAGGTTAGCTACCAGGATAGTGTGAAATAGAGGATAAGGCTAACTTGGACTTATTTTGATGTGTACGTGGCTTGTACCCAAAACATGTAAAGATTCAATCAAAAGCGACAACCCTAGCCAGCTACTGTTAATGTAACGCAAGTTTTTCAAATTGTGGCTTCAATTAACTTTATGTTATGAAAGAAATAAAGCACTTTGCATGCATCTAACATATATTAGCATGGAAAATATGAGTAAATACacctaatatatttattatacacGCATACCGGAGAAACTTTTTCTCATCATGGGGGATGCCTCTGTGAATGTTGTCTTCCTTGCGGCAATCTTCTCATCCACATCTGCCCACCAAAcccagaataaaaaaagaaaaaagaaaaaagaaatacattaTCATGTGTGTATATTATATAGGCAtcaattgaatttatattatatgtgaAGAAAGACATAATTAAGAGAGGAATACCAAGAGAAGCTCCACTGCCTTCTGATCCAAGTATATCATCATCATTGGAACCACTTCTATTGTTTCTTTTTGAACTGAAAATCTTTGGAATAATAGACTGCACCAGAAGAATTGTTCAAGGCaatcaaacaatatatatatatatatatatatatatatataagccttTATTCTCGTTTGAAAGAATTTGAGAATGAATGAACAAAAGCAATGTATTAATTATGACAGAAAACAAGCTAAGAAGGATCAAATAGTGAAAAATACAAtaccttctttttcttttcattcttggCAGAATCATCAGAGGTGGCATTGCTAGGGCTTTTGGCTTTGGTCATCTCTATCTTTGCGCTTGTCTATTTGACTTTGAAATCATTTATTAATGCATAGAAACGAATTGGAATTTATGTCAAACTTTAAATGTTCCTGTTAGAAACATATCAAGAacctattttaaattaattaaatatctttaccaaaaataaaatgttgattgaagattttaagagaaaaaagggggggggattTCTGGGTTTGTTGAGATGTTTAATTCTGAAGAATTTTGGTGGattctttcatttatttctGTCAAAATAATTATGGAAAGATGAGTTTTTGTGATCTTGTTACGAAAGAATGAGATTTTGGTGCCAATGCTTTCGGGGAACTTAAAGACTGTTAAAAAGAGAAACCAATGAGTCATGCTTTACAATTTCTTAgctgtttatttttcttaaaaaaaaacccctccAAATCCAATAGACTTTCTGCCACATAAGGGAGATGGTCTTCCCTGTTATTGAAGAAACCGGAGTCACTAGGACAACCGCAATCGGTGGTGGATACACAATCAATTGGCCAAGTTTATGCGTAAAATGCCGAgctaaatattataatatatccaTAATTCccaattttaagattttatcttACTTtctttattaacaaaaataaaatataaccaatctaaaaaaagtgaaaaagagagaagatattcagctatatatatatatatataaaacccttGTCAGCCTCAGATAGAGAATATCGGCACCTTAGAAATTctgattaaattttaagattcaTATGCTTCTGTTTATCCATAGATGTTTTGGTAACAACAAAATCGATAACAAtttttgcaagaaaataaaatttatatggaCATCCAAGTTGCAACAAACAGCAGAGTCCTACTCCAGCATtcattcttagatttttttttttttttttttattagcataaGATATCCAGACGGAGCCCCGACTAACACTGGGGTGCACAGGTCCTCTGATAAGAAGTTTCTCGCAAGTGCACCACAGTTATTTCATGGGTTTTTTCCTACTCCAATGGCCTCGAGAAATTGTTTATAGCCGGCAAGAGTTGAGCTTGAAATCTTGTACAGGAGCACAGTGTCAAGTCCCTGCTCTTCTTTGCTTTCATTCGTAAATGcctcttgaaaaattataatcttgTATTTTGTAGCTAAACATCTGCATGATTCAGGGCACTGTTCCTTCTCTTCCAATTCCATACACACAAGCAGAATTGAACTCCACACAGCTTCTGAGCAGGCACAATGAGAAAACAGATCGTATCTATCCTCCTCATTTACATGACAATAGGAGTAACCGAACAATACCTCCCTATCGTATCTGAGTTGGTGAGAACAGAACGGATATTATTAGGGTTGAAATCACTTGTGTCTTGGAGCTCttgcatccattttttttatacgaAAGCACTTCCAATTTTATTGAATGTACTCAACTGAATGCTTTTATTTGAATGCTTTTATTTAATAGATTCGAGTCTTCTAACTTCTTTTATGGATCGACAAGGACCCATCATTTGTTTTTACCTGTTAATGGAAAAGGCCTCACCGTTGATGATCACAAGAATtagaaattaacaaataatccAAGGCCTCACCTTCGTGACTAGCAGAAGGAATTCTGCAACTATATTGTCAATGGACGCTAACAGTAGGCTACTTCAAGTACCCCTTGAAAGTGAAATCCCCTCATAACATGAACAAAATTTAAGATTTCTGAACCTAGCTTGCTTTCTTTGTTCAATGCACTTCAACGTCAACTACGAAGATGCCATTGTCCACCTTGATTTCAGTTTCTTGGTCAAGGAAATCTTTACCACATGATTACGAGTGAATAAATTCATTAGCGTAAGTTGGAgttatttgattaatatatgGAATGGTAGAACGACAACCACAAGGCCAagtgcacatttttttttggtcaactACAGAGGACATGTTCTCATATACAAAACCCATTTCCAACTGCAATTCAACGGCCACACATTTGCTATTGTGTATACACGCGTTGCATTTCTTGACAGATTCCACTTTTTTTTCATGCCACCCACGGAAATAAATATTCAGGgtcttggtatttttttaacaagCGTTTGAACAAGTGTGGCGGCATCTTGGTTGCCATGCCATCAACAGAAGATGATTCTATTATCAAAGTTAAAGTTGAATACATTGCGTCGATTTCCCATCATCCCTGTGGGAAAGATGATCTAATAGCAACCATCGACAATCATCAGCATTTTATACGAAGCTAGTAATTGTAAGACCATAGTTTCTTTGTTAGAtttatttctttgaatctcACTTTATGATAGCAGAAGATTTGCAACCTGAACAGGTACAAAAAGATTCccaaatcttttaatattgtgcCATCAACTACCTTATGAACTCCTCTCTAGCATTTTGACGACCACTGTGGTTTGACTAAAAAAGTAGTAGCCACATATGTGCGCCATGTAGAATCAGTGAAGAACTGTACTCTTTTAAGTATCAGCAAGTTTCGAGTGCTTTATGAAATCTCCaggagaaaattatatatatattattcccTGCAAAACCGTAGAGAAAAATTGAGCATTAAATAGATGAGGCTGCGCATCAGATGTTAAACAGTGATTTCCTTAATACACATTTCTTTGGCAATatctaaaatcaaacaagaaattTACCAGGTTTTCGAATTGATTATTGCACCATCTCATCCAATTTTTGCCTGTAAAGAGCTAAGTTCTGCAATAAGAACATTTAGCAAGCAGATAAGATATCAGAAATCAGTTCAAAGAAAGATAATGTTACAATATGCTGGTGAATTgtgaaggacaaaaaaaaattgtgatagaTCAGGCTAAGAAAGCAAGGGAAAGAAACCGCTATTAAGGAACATTTTGCACATGCTGAAGGGGCATCATCTGCTCTTTATCTTTGAATGAGGTTAACATATAGGTAACAAGTTAATGCACAAGATGAATTACCAAAGCATTGACGACAAGGCCATGAGAAAATTCATGAACATGAATTCCATTTAGAGATTGAAAAAATTCAGTAAACTATCGTTGCTTTTGCTTACTAAGTAACATACATTTTGCGCAACATATTGTATAAACAGGTCtaccaaaaaagaaattttagaaacaaCTACCGTGCATACAAGCCATTAATGGGATCTAATAATAAGAGatggttcaaaaaaaaaaaaaactgattcaaCTAAATACGTTCTTTGTAATAATGAAGTTCCATATAAAAAACTAGGCTTATATGCAATAGGAGCCACGACAAAACCAGGACTGAAGCATAAAGTTCCAACAGAAAATGCAAAAGACAAACTAAACAAACAGCCAACAATAGCAGAAAAAGATAACACTACATTAAGCAACCTACAAAGGTCTACACCAATGTTGCTATGAATTAATGTTACTTCATATGACAAACACATTCTCAGCTAAAAGAAGAGTCACGGAAACAGTTATTTAAGCCATTTTCACTTCATTTTTCCCATGCTGAGGAAGACTTGAGCAAAACTAGGACATTCTATCTGAGAGCATGGAACTTTTTCTACTGAtttcactttcctttttttttctcctaattATCACAATGAAATACTTAGATATATCAGTATTACCCTCTCATCCCAAAACATGTCCTCTCTGTGGTCCATCCAAAGCACGTGTCCATTATATAACCTCAAAGACAAGATTCTGGGTTTACTTATCTTTCTTGACCCTCACTAAAAGCTAACAACAGCCCGTGCTTCCAATTTTCAAGTTCCATTAGAATGGTACTTTTCAAAAGTTCGTATATGATTTATCAGACATAAGTGatcaaaaactgaaaaatatctCCTTGGGCAAGCAGGCACATGATTATCAGCCACTTCTGACATGTTTAGACAGAAAGCATTCTTTGTGGGCAAGATGGTACATGATTTTTCTATGTTATTTCATTGTGAAAAGTTCAATGAATACCAATGATCATCAAACAGCAAGCTTTGAATCAATGCAGATCTCAATCTTGCTGGTGGTAATGGTGAAACAAAGGCAAACtgaaacatatataattatgtagAAAATCAACAAGTATTGTTCCTCTTAAAACTTGTTTCAGTAATGACTGCAACAGCTAATAGAAGATTCCTTTCTGCAAGTTGCTTTACTGAAATGTAACTCAAAAAAATTGTGACCATGAGAACGACAAGCCAGTAAGGGATATAAGAGAGCTTATAAACAGGTTGAGCAAGAAATGGATACATAAGGAACCTAGAAGTAGAAGTGAAAACAAGAGAACTAAATAACTGAAAATGCTTGATAatgcccttttttattttcagtacaGCAGGTCAAATGGACAACAGAGCATGTTTGTCTATGCATAAAAAACTAACATGATTCTTGACATACTGATGGACCTTTTGGTAATGAATAAAGACTTCGATAACTCAAAAAATCAGATGCCAATTATTTCAGTCAAGCgatgcaaaacaaacaaaacaaacaaagtttaaggattttatttcttcaatcatACTTGCCTTTGATGGTAATTGAGAACTACAAACAAGTAAAGATCTGAACAAACAACTGAAAATTTGAGAGTGAAAAATTCACAAATGACACGACCAGGTACAACAAAGAGCATAGAGTTCATACCCTGGTATAAGCATAAACTCCATGCTCCGTAGGTCCAACAGGACTGCCCCTCTTCAAAAATTCCCCATGCTTGTATATGTAAAGTAATGGAACCCCAGTAGATAATTCCAAATTGGTAACCTGTTtaccaaacaaataaaacttgagCAAATTGAGGAAAGCATTTTTAGTCACTTAGCAATCCTTGGAAAATAGGGCATTACCTCCTGAGAAGTTAATTTCTCAAGATACATAATGATGGACCTCAGAGAATTCCCGTGGGCAGCAACCATTATGTTCCTTCCATTCTGAAGCTGGGGTTCAATCTGCAATATATGTTTCTTATGGATCAGATGAACCCATAGAGATGTAAACCCTGTATGCATATGCCTAACACATTATGTTTATGCTTCACCCTTCAAGGCTCTCATGAGATTTGTATCAATAAGAAGCATTATGGAATacaatgtttatggacttacattttctttaaaataggCAACAGCTCTTTGAGAACACATTTCCAAGCTCTCACCATTTGGGGGAGGACTATCGAAACTTCGACGCCACTCGTGCACTTTCTCCTTTCCATATTTTACAACCGTCTCCTCCTTATTAAGACCCTGCAACTTCCCATACCTGAAGAAAATGGATTACATTGTAGCTAgcaaattttaaatgtaaatatttttttttttaaaaaaaaaaaaaaaagcaaagaaacagAAAGGAGTAAAAAGGTTATACATTCTTTCATTCAATTGCCAAGCTGTTATGACTGGAATAGATTGCTGAATTGTTTCTTCACTGAAAATTTGACTCCATTCTTTTGCTTGTATACTCTCATCATGCATTATAATGGGTATCTACAGTACACATGAAttaggttaaaaaatataattctgtaGATTCTGAAATTATTGGTTCATTTCCATTAACTACTGAATGTTATATACTAGTCGAAGACAACTAGTTCTATCTTCCCTACAATTTTTTCTGCAAAGATAAATCTACAAGGACTTCAGAACTAGCCATCTAATACTTTGAAGTGATCGCTATATTCAAGTAACTGACAGAATAACTAAATAACATGCTCCATGATTTCCAATTCACCCTAAAGAACTAATGAGCAACATTATGTTCACTGAGCTCATGAGAATACAGcccaaatgaaaataaaaagagaacagAGAATGTTGATCAAGGACATGGGAATTCCCACCCATGCTTTAAATGCACATGctgtattttttaaagctaatctatgaaatgaaaaaagatgaaTTCTGCATGCATATGAATAGTTGATGATATGAGGTTGATATTTCAGTCAAGCCGTGCTGGGGAAGACATCTTTTGTAACCCAACCAGCCCCCAGGAAGGTGTGCCCATGAAGACGTATATGTTATTAGCCTGCTTTGAAAGGAACAGAAAAATTACTGGGCCATCTATGGTAGTAAAACAACAAAACAGCCAACATATGGCACCTTTTACAGCAATGGATAAGCCTTGTTATTACAAATGGTGTGTCCATATTATGGCAGGCAGGAAACCTCCGGTAAAAGTGGGAGCTGGGGCCACTATCGAGAAGGGGAGAAAAGTTACTGGGCTAAAAACATGGAGGATTTTGGACCTAAACATGTTGTGTactgtttgaaaaaaaaattaagacaccATCGAGAAGGGGAATTCTTCATGAGGCTGGGCTGGGttgcaatatttttcaaacagtTAAAAAAGGCAAGAAAGCATCAGAAGAAGTTTTTTAGATTGAACAGTCTGTCCCTCTACAGTGAAGTCTTTATTCATGACTGATAGATATCGCAT is a genomic window of Populus alba chromosome 5, ASM523922v2, whole genome shotgun sequence containing:
- the LOC118032541 gene encoding type I inositol polyphosphate 5-phosphatase 5, which translates into the protein MAPATEIKELRICVATWNVGGKTPDPGLNLEDFLQVEDSADIYVCGFQEIVPLNAGNVLVIEDNEPAARWLALISQALNKPLHDFTNYYSDSSHGSRGLNSNKDSKSHNFFHKPSLKVLSKNYRADSSLLKICNCHEESQPRERQRTRKLSDPINKLESAKELHRRPESFADDMLYIPDMPTSPSSPTNRTYNLIASKQMVGIFLSVWVRKELVPHIGHLRVDSVCRGIMGRLGNKGCISISMSLHQTSFCFVCSHLASGEKEGDELKRNADVAEILKSTQFPKICKHRPRRAPERIVDHDRIIWLGDLNYRVALSYEETKVLLEDNDWDTLLEKDQLNIEREAGRVFKGFKEGQILFAPTYKYTQNSDSYAGETVKSRRKRRTPAWCDRILWSGDGIEQLSYVRRESRFSDHRPVCAVFAAEIEMRSRTTNRLRKGYSCAAAKLEFDSCIPKRHSLYEF
- the LOC118032600 gene encoding 2,3-bisphosphoglycerate-dependent phosphoglycerate mutase 1; its protein translation is MAAGALHRSIRTIQLHGGSNDSASTKEFGNSSLKFISKGFAVDVKFLSNRSRSFSHCKMHVIRAISSHASVVDPILSTSHVTTDFNQNTSIESSLILIRHGESMWNEKNLFTGSVDVPLTKRGIEEAIEAGERISSIPVNMIYTSALIRAQMTAMLAMTQHRQKKIPIIMHDESIQAKEWSQIFSEETIQQSIPVITAWQLNERMYGKLQGLNKEETVVKYGKEKVHEWRRSFDSPPPNGESLEMCSQRAVAYFKENIEPQLQNGRNIMVAAHGNSLRSIIMYLEKLTSQEVTNLELSTGVPLLYIYKHGEFLKRGSPVGPTEHGVYAYTRNLALYRQKLDEMVQ